From one Melioribacteraceae bacterium genomic stretch:
- a CDS encoding acyl-CoA thioesterase, with amino-acid sequence MQENKIKTVSESVVTMTELVLPNHTNQLGNLLGGQLMHWIDICAALSAARHSHRVCVTASVDKIDFHHPIKLGNVVTLMASVNRAFNTSMEVGVKVFTESHREGTRIHSNTAFLTFVSVDDDGKPVKTFEITPQTEDEKRRYNDALKRREYRLSQRKKD; translated from the coding sequence ATGCAAGAGAATAAAATTAAAACAGTATCCGAATCAGTTGTTACTATGACCGAGCTGGTTCTGCCAAATCATACAAATCAACTTGGCAATTTGCTTGGCGGACAGTTAATGCATTGGATTGATATATGCGCGGCTTTATCGGCAGCCAGACATTCGCATCGAGTTTGTGTCACCGCATCAGTCGATAAAATTGATTTTCATCATCCAATTAAACTCGGTAATGTTGTAACTTTAATGGCTTCGGTTAATAGAGCATTCAACACTTCAATGGAAGTTGGTGTAAAAGTTTTTACCGAAAGTCACAGAGAAGGAACTAGGATTCATTCCAATACTGCATTCTTAACTTTCGTAAGTGTTGATGACGATGGAAAGCCGGTTAAAACATTTGAGATTACTCCTCAAACAGAGGATGAAAAAAGACGATATAATGACGCACTTAAGAGAAGAGAATACCGCCTTTCACAACGCAAAAAAGATTAA
- a CDS encoding AbrB/MazE/SpoVT family DNA-binding domain-containing protein has translation MKVKIQKWGNSLALRIPKAFAFQSKIYEEEFVELKLEKNRLVIEPIKEKKYSLKKMIDGIESLNLHDEIEFGKSTGNEVW, from the coding sequence ATGAAAGTAAAAATTCAAAAGTGGGGAAACAGCTTGGCATTGCGTATTCCGAAAGCATTTGCTTTCCAATCAAAGATTTATGAAGAAGAATTTGTTGAATTAAAGCTGGAAAAAAATCGACTTGTAATCGAACCAATTAAAGAGAAGAAATACTCTTTAAAGAAAATGATAGATGGTATTGAGAGCTTAAATCTTCATGATGAAATAGAATTTGGAAAGTCAACCGGAAATGAAGTTTGGTAA
- a CDS encoding response regulator transcription factor, with translation MIKLIIADDHQLFRQGLIALLNEFDDVEVVGEACDGAELVELFLKLQPDLAIVDISMPVLTGYDALNEVRKFIPRAKFLYLSMYSTPEYVQFTRKIGGKGLIGKNIERKELSFAINSVVNGREYYGKEWTQEKLQELEDSYRRSSDLVIDPDLCLTVKEKEVLYYLSEGYSTKEIADRLNCGTRTVESHRYKISKKVGANSSAQLIAFAIKFVSVHERKKSTGT, from the coding sequence ATGATTAAATTAATCATTGCCGATGATCATCAGTTATTCAGACAGGGACTTATTGCTCTGTTGAATGAATTTGATGATGTCGAAGTAGTTGGAGAAGCCTGTGATGGTGCAGAGTTAGTTGAATTATTCTTAAAATTACAACCCGATCTTGCAATTGTTGACATATCAATGCCCGTGCTTACCGGATACGATGCACTAAACGAAGTACGCAAATTTATACCACGCGCTAAATTTCTCTATTTGTCGATGTACAGCACACCAGAGTATGTTCAGTTTACAAGAAAAATTGGCGGGAAAGGGTTGATAGGAAAAAATATTGAACGAAAGGAATTATCTTTTGCGATTAATTCTGTAGTAAATGGTAGAGAATATTATGGAAAAGAATGGACACAGGAAAAGTTGCAAGAGCTTGAAGATAGTTACCGTAGATCTTCCGACTTGGTAATTGATCCGGATTTATGTTTAACGGTTAAGGAAAAAGAAGTATTGTATTATCTTAGTGAAGGTTATTCGACAAAAGAAATTGCAGATCGATTAAATTGCGGAACAAGAACTGTTGAATCTCACAGATATAAAATATCAAAAAAAGTCGGGGCTAATTCTTCTGCGCAGTTAATTGCGTTTGCAATAAAATTTGTAAGTGTGCATGAGAGAAAAAAATCGACCGGAACTTAG
- a CDS encoding metal ABC transporter permease, with amino-acid sequence MPEIFTYDFMLNAIAASILASVAAGIIGSYVVVKKIVFISGGISHSTYGGIGLGYLLGFNPIFGAVGASIITAALVAKISRKEKQSEDMLIGIIWALGMALGIFFINLSEGYTPDLMSYLFGNILLVSGVDLILMILLNLIILTSVYFFFGKFQAVTFDEEFAKSIGLNTERIYLFLLILIAITVVMLIKVVGIVLVIALLSIPPAIAVKYSKSLKQMMLLSVLLGLIFTIFGLFISYYLNLTSGASIIFISVIGYLISYLSKK; translated from the coding sequence ATGCCGGAAATATTTACATATGATTTTATGCTGAACGCAATTGCCGCAAGTATTCTTGCAAGTGTTGCTGCAGGAATCATTGGCAGTTACGTTGTTGTCAAAAAAATTGTTTTTATCTCCGGCGGGATTTCTCATTCAACTTATGGCGGAATCGGACTTGGTTATTTACTCGGGTTCAACCCAATTTTTGGAGCGGTTGGCGCTTCGATTATTACAGCAGCTCTTGTTGCCAAAATTAGCAGGAAAGAGAAACAATCCGAGGATATGTTAATTGGAATTATTTGGGCTTTGGGTATGGCACTCGGCATTTTCTTCATCAATTTATCCGAAGGTTATACACCGGATTTGATGTCATATCTATTTGGTAATATTCTATTAGTTTCCGGAGTCGATCTTATTTTAATGATATTATTGAATTTAATCATCTTAACGTCAGTTTATTTTTTCTTCGGTAAATTTCAAGCGGTTACATTTGATGAAGAATTTGCTAAAAGCATCGGATTAAATACTGAAAGAATTTATTTATTTCTTTTAATTCTTATAGCCATAACTGTAGTGATGCTTATAAAAGTAGTCGGAATTGTTTTAGTCATTGCTTTGCTGTCAATTCCACCGGCTATTGCGGTAAAATATTCCAAAAGCTTAAAACAAATGATGTTACTTTCTGTTTTGCTTGGCTTGATATTTACAATTTTTGGTTTATTTATATCATATTACTTAAATTTAACTTCTGGAGCCTCTATTATTTTTATTTCTGTGATAGGGTACCTTATTTCATATCTTAGTAAGAAGTAA
- a CDS encoding VCBS repeat-containing protein yields MKKDDIMTHLREENTAFHNAKKIKLFILFVVFPSLVYSQINLNGFGEVNQFNSISSATSLVTSYIDSDREPDYIVANSSKTITVHLSTQDYKINSINVPFEISLLRRIKKVGESETEIGFLSRRDKVFGTFIINAKGKLSKLQSTKFENNPENFVISRNTQKALVFGSNFDGIKLVDTDFNGETLDLVKGRLVRDAVFYDFDNDLNTDIVYYDIFNGTLNLIRNEINFQLTEINLSKEIKNLTRFRRADFNYDGFEDLLFSSANGIEIFQGDSISVFEQSKILIKENDVKDFQLIDLNNDGYLDIVYLKNSVTGKQLFASIMQNGKLSKPVLLSGVNSVATFDVSSWSKVKLSFFTDESKVTMMTSISELENTFLRLGALPCRIFAFRKDSNSLLNLAIIDSIDNTLKLYTEALSKYYEFKLKNLHNNLKVSFLDNEKLLLIIFTKGRKLIEILNINLTDGSYWTRQYYTINNILDLKIDNRENNLPAIITLTDKSGSVSIEEFEYKGIRYSKSEPTIISENIKTAMFSATKKYGYIKKISDYSFELGVEFLKGSDVALANNRVVNIDTTFLTYTAVKSFGNEDDPIILYVLKTVMNSYTFIFYNNNFIKLNNTIDLENIQNVFRKRDNIASMFFTDDNKIYSAEIRLNTGKIPSIEEIATYKGPYIVEFINEQNKYMFMINKTSNLIELKKIE; encoded by the coding sequence ATGAAAAAAGACGATATAATGACGCACTTAAGAGAAGAGAATACCGCCTTTCACAACGCAAAAAAGATTAAGCTTTTTATACTATTTGTTGTTTTCCCTTCCTTGGTTTATTCCCAAATTAATTTAAATGGTTTTGGCGAAGTAAATCAATTTAATTCAATTTCATCTGCCACTTCACTTGTTACATCTTACATTGATAGTGATCGAGAACCGGATTACATCGTCGCGAATTCGTCCAAAACCATAACGGTTCATTTATCAACTCAAGACTATAAGATTAATTCAATTAATGTTCCTTTTGAAATTTCGTTATTACGCAGAATAAAGAAAGTCGGTGAAAGTGAAACTGAAATTGGATTTCTTTCTCGGCGTGATAAAGTTTTTGGTACTTTTATAATCAATGCAAAAGGGAAGCTCAGCAAACTCCAATCAACTAAGTTCGAAAATAATCCCGAAAATTTTGTTATTTCACGAAATACACAAAAAGCTCTTGTGTTCGGAAGTAATTTTGATGGAATAAAATTAGTCGATACCGATTTTAATGGCGAAACACTTGATCTAGTAAAAGGAAGACTCGTTAGAGATGCTGTATTTTATGACTTTGATAATGATCTTAACACCGATATTGTTTATTACGATATTTTTAACGGAACGTTAAATCTTATCCGGAACGAAATAAATTTTCAGCTTACTGAAATTAATCTATCTAAAGAAATTAAAAATTTAACTCGATTTCGCCGAGCCGATTTCAACTATGACGGATTTGAAGATTTACTGTTTTCATCTGCTAACGGAATTGAAATTTTTCAGGGCGATTCGATCTCGGTTTTTGAACAAAGCAAAATTTTAATCAAAGAAAATGATGTCAAAGACTTTCAGCTGATTGACTTAAATAATGATGGTTATTTAGATATTGTTTATCTGAAAAATTCTGTAACAGGCAAGCAACTTTTTGCTTCTATTATGCAAAACGGTAAGCTATCAAAACCAGTTTTGTTGTCAGGAGTGAACTCTGTTGCAACTTTCGATGTATCAAGCTGGAGCAAAGTTAAGTTGTCGTTTTTTACTGATGAATCTAAAGTTACGATGATGACTTCAATAAGTGAACTTGAGAATACTTTTTTGCGACTTGGGGCATTACCTTGCAGAATATTTGCATTCAGAAAAGATTCAAATTCCTTATTAAATTTAGCTATAATTGATTCAATCGATAATACGCTGAAATTATACACAGAAGCTTTGAGCAAATATTATGAGTTCAAGCTCAAAAATTTACACAACAATCTGAAAGTTTCTTTTCTAGACAACGAAAAGCTATTGCTTATTATCTTCACAAAAGGTAGAAAATTAATCGAGATTCTGAATATAAATTTAACAGACGGTTCTTATTGGACGAGACAGTATTATACCATAAATAATATATTGGACCTAAAAATTGACAATAGGGAAAATAATCTTCCCGCGATTATAACTTTAACGGATAAGTCCGGCAGTGTTTCCATTGAAGAATTTGAATATAAGGGAATACGATACAGTAAAAGTGAGCCTACTATCATCAGTGAGAATATAAAAACAGCTATGTTTTCTGCTACTAAAAAATATGGTTATATAAAAAAAATATCAGATTACAGTTTTGAATTAGGGGTAGAATTTTTGAAAGGTTCAGATGTCGCCTTAGCAAATAATAGAGTTGTAAATATCGACACTACTTTTTTAACTTATACTGCTGTAAAAAGCTTCGGAAATGAAGACGATCCCATTATTCTATATGTATTAAAAACTGTGATGAATAGTTATACGTTTATATTTTACAATAATAATTTCATAAAACTTAATAACACTATTGATCTGGAAAATATTCAAAATGTTTTTAGAAAAAGAGATAATATTGCATCGATGTTTTTTACAGATGATAACAAAATATATTCAGCAGAGATTAGACTTAATACAGGAAAAATTCCGTCAATTGAAGAAATTGCTACTTATAAAGGACCATATATTGTTGAATTTATAAATGAGCAAAATAAGTACATGTTTATGATAAATAAAACCAGTAATCTGATAGAACTAAAGAAAATTGAATGA
- a CDS encoding zinc ABC transporter substrate-binding protein yields the protein MSRLREKLIFILIIFIFLSCNHKVDDDEKKVIVVTIPPYKDLVQRITLDNFNVICSIPEGATPHHFDPSPKLIQSLSVADYYLAVGKYMEFEDVWLEKIKGINKNIKIFDLSQNVDYLKSDPHIWLSPARLRIISENILKTVIDIDSSMQDEFNNNYSMVIDSLNIIENELRESFSKINSKVILSYHGSWEYFADDFGFTQISIEKGSKSASAKEMKEIMNIVSNSNVSVIFVDPQHGKSSAEVIAQDLDLVLDILNPLPTNVFKNFYEMKEIILRHYK from the coding sequence ATGTCCCGATTGCGCGAAAAATTAATTTTTATTTTAATCATATTTATTTTCTTATCATGCAATCATAAAGTCGATGATGATGAGAAGAAAGTCATAGTCGTTACGATTCCACCATATAAAGATTTAGTACAAAGAATTACTCTAGATAATTTTAATGTAATTTGCTCAATTCCCGAAGGGGCAACTCCACATCATTTTGATCCTTCTCCTAAACTTATCCAATCACTCTCAGTTGCGGATTATTATTTAGCTGTCGGTAAGTATATGGAGTTTGAAGATGTTTGGTTGGAAAAAATAAAAGGTATAAATAAGAATATAAAAATCTTTGATCTCTCGCAAAATGTAGATTATTTAAAGTCGGATCCACATATTTGGTTAAGTCCCGCTAGATTGAGAATTATTTCCGAAAATATTTTAAAGACCGTCATCGATATTGATTCATCAATGCAAGATGAATTTAACAATAACTATAGCATGGTTATTGATTCTCTAAATATTATTGAAAATGAACTAAGAGAGAGTTTCAGTAAAATTAACAGCAAAGTAATACTTTCATATCATGGTTCTTGGGAATATTTTGCGGATGATTTCGGGTTTACACAAATTTCAATTGAGAAAGGCAGTAAATCTGCAAGTGCAAAAGAAATGAAAGAAATTATGAATATCGTTAGTAACTCAAATGTATCGGTGATTTTTGTTGATCCACAACATGGTAAATCTTCCGCTGAAGTTATTGCACAAGATCTTGATCTTGTATTAGATATATTAAATCCTCTTCCTACCAATGTATTTAAGAATTTTTACGAAATGAAAGAGATAATTTTAAGGCACTATAAATGA
- a CDS encoding Fur family transcriptional regulator — protein sequence MNYKTIFSENKIKFTQPRKAVLDVLQANTKPLSLDEIQSKCSSIDFSSVYRAIKLFIEIGIAAEHYFGDRKPKYSLVLDKNHHHFIKCIDCGNIEELKNVCIINEINKKTKYKILDHYMEFIGRCPDCAKN from the coding sequence ATGAATTATAAAACAATATTTAGTGAAAATAAGATAAAATTCACTCAACCGCGCAAAGCTGTTTTAGATGTATTACAAGCGAATACTAAACCACTAAGTTTGGATGAAATTCAAAGTAAATGTTCGAGTATTGATTTCTCAAGTGTGTATCGTGCAATTAAGTTATTTATTGAAATTGGTATTGCTGCTGAACATTATTTTGGTGATCGTAAACCCAAGTACTCTTTGGTATTGGATAAAAATCATCATCATTTTATAAAATGTATTGATTGTGGTAATATTGAAGAATTGAAAAATGTCTGTATAATCAATGAAATAAATAAGAAAACTAAGTATAAGATTTTGGATCATTATATGGAGTTCATTGGAAGATGTCCCGATTGCGCGAAAAATTAA
- the mazF gene encoding endoribonuclease MazF, with protein MVKSIDKVKKYIPGKGEIVWLDFDPQTGREQKGRRPALVISPKIYNEKTNLAVFCPITSKRKNYPFEVLIPDNDSINGVILSDQVKNLDWKSRNAEFITKLQNDAMLEVMAKLEALLFSK; from the coding sequence TTGGTAAAATCGATAGATAAAGTGAAGAAGTATATTCCGGGTAAGGGAGAAATTGTTTGGTTAGATTTCGATCCGCAAACTGGTCGCGAACAAAAGGGCAGACGACCCGCTTTAGTCATTTCACCAAAAATTTATAATGAAAAAACAAACCTTGCTGTATTCTGTCCAATAACTAGTAAACGAAAAAATTACCCATTCGAGGTGCTTATTCCTGACAATGATAGCATTAACGGAGTAATATTATCTGATCAAGTTAAAAATCTTGATTGGAAATCCAGGAATGCTGAATTCATTACCAAGTTGCAAAATGATGCAATGTTGGAAGTTATGGCAAAGTTAGAAGCGCTATTATTTAGTAAATAA
- a CDS encoding heme exporter protein CcmB: MKAYSLFRKDWHSELRTRYAINALAMFILVTISVILFSIGSEKITEYLTGGLLWVVIFFSAMSGLSRAFVSEEERGTTLTLQLIASPSTIYSGKLIFNLLLVFLMNIAITFLFFILFESFVINNFALFSVTFILGNIGIAVSSTIIAAIISKASSKGTLYPVLSFPILLPLILTLLELTKFAMDGDTLEESFVEIAVLVCYDVIMLTASYLLFDFIWKD, encoded by the coding sequence ATGAAAGCGTATTCATTATTTAGAAAAGATTGGCATTCAGAATTAAGAACACGTTATGCAATAAACGCATTAGCAATGTTTATCCTTGTGACTATAAGCGTGATTTTGTTTTCAATAGGAAGCGAAAAAATAACTGAATATTTAACCGGCGGATTATTGTGGGTAGTTATATTTTTCTCGGCAATGTCGGGTCTTTCAAGAGCGTTTGTTTCCGAGGAAGAACGCGGCACAACTTTAACACTGCAACTTATTGCCTCACCTTCTACAATTTATTCGGGGAAGTTAATTTTTAACCTACTTCTCGTATTCCTTATGAATATCGCAATAACATTTTTATTTTTTATACTGTTTGAATCTTTTGTAATAAATAACTTCGCTTTGTTTTCAGTTACTTTTATTCTCGGTAATATAGGAATCGCGGTTTCATCTACAATCATAGCGGCAATAATTTCTAAAGCAAGTTCCAAAGGAACATTGTACCCGGTTTTATCCTTCCCGATTTTACTTCCACTTATATTAACGTTATTGGAATTAACAAAATTTGCGATGGATGGAGATACACTAGAGGAATCTTTTGTAGAAATTGCGGTGTTAGTTTGTTATGATGTAATAATGTTAACTGCTTCTTATCTTCTTTTTGATTTTATTTGGAAAGACTAA
- the lgt gene encoding prolipoprotein diacylglyceryl transferase, producing MIIWDFNPNIISIGPLTVRWYGLLFALSFIIGYQIFVWIYKREGRSEKELSDLIWYMIIATVVGARLGHCLFYNPSFYFQNPFEIIAVWHGGLASHGAAVGILVAIYYYVKKRRDISYFWLMDRIVITVALAAFFIRLGNLFNSEIIGLPTDVAWAFVFTKIDDIPRHPAQLYEAIAYLITFVFLFVLYKNNYKKLANGFIFGLFLLMIFGSRFFIEFLKEDQTYFEEGMFLNMGQLLSIPLIVAGIYFIYTRWPQKTSVN from the coding sequence TTGATTATTTGGGATTTTAATCCGAACATCATTTCGATTGGACCGCTTACAGTAAGATGGTATGGTTTGTTATTTGCGTTATCTTTTATTATCGGTTACCAGATATTTGTTTGGATCTACAAACGCGAAGGAAGATCGGAAAAAGAACTTTCCGATTTAATATGGTACATGATAATCGCAACAGTTGTGGGTGCACGTTTAGGACATTGTTTGTTTTATAATCCTTCCTTTTATTTTCAAAATCCTTTTGAAATTATTGCCGTTTGGCATGGCGGACTTGCAAGTCATGGAGCGGCAGTAGGAATTTTAGTTGCCATTTATTATTATGTTAAAAAAAGAAGAGACATCAGTTATTTTTGGCTGATGGATAGAATTGTTATAACCGTTGCGCTTGCCGCATTTTTCATCCGTTTAGGAAATCTTTTTAACTCAGAAATTATTGGGCTTCCGACTGATGTAGCATGGGCATTTGTCTTTACGAAAATTGACGACATACCAAGACATCCTGCACAGCTTTATGAAGCGATTGCTTACTTGATAACATTTGTATTTTTATTTGTTCTTTATAAAAACAATTACAAAAAACTAGCTAATGGTTTTATCTTCGGATTATTTTTATTGATGATATTTGGTTCTAGATTTTTCATTGAATTCTTAAAAGAGGATCAAACCTATTTCGAAGAAGGAATGTTTTTGAATATGGGACAATTGCTGAGTATTCCATTAATTGTCGCCGGTATTTATTTTATTTATACAAGATGGCCTCAAAAAACTTCTGTTAATTAA
- a CDS encoding RsmB/NOP family class I SAM-dependent RNA methyltransferase, which translates to MQNIQLSENITSYIKDVFSETFLKNYIDYHQSEYNPYLRISSFVDEQNMLSRLANYGIQLEKIENVPLAYRVLSGTQMIGKTLEFALGKYYIQSLSSMIPPHVLKPTENDKVLDLAAAPGSKTTQLAEVMNNRGTLYANEPNVNRIKGLVFNLDKLNFVNIGVIKFKGELLSKVFENYFDKILVDAPCSALGIVQKKGEVSNWWNTNQVDKIANLQLRMLISAIKMAKVGAEIVYSTCTMTVEENEFIINKVLQNYPVELEVIELPVKSHEGFTSYNGNQFSSELNKTRRIIPWEINSEGFFVAKLRKIDSTIANRKAEIKPRDREMISARSKKIEKYLFGLCDHYGIEFEYFQEHQYLFRGNDIFFLHKSWEADDLSVFHRIGTPFGLVDKNDTAHFHSLGARYFAPHITKNKIDLDDTDDLKNYLTGGTIKRSFDGEGQKLIESRGFAFGTAISFPDGLKSQFPRNMRTGEIII; encoded by the coding sequence ATGCAGAACATTCAGTTAAGCGAAAACATTACATCTTACATTAAAGATGTTTTTAGTGAAACGTTTCTAAAAAATTACATAGACTATCATCAAAGCGAATACAACCCTTACTTAAGAATCTCGTCATTTGTCGATGAACAAAATATGTTATCTCGACTTGCAAATTATGGAATACAGTTAGAGAAGATTGAAAATGTTCCATTAGCTTACAGAGTTCTTAGCGGGACTCAAATGATAGGGAAGACTTTAGAATTTGCCCTTGGTAAATATTACATACAGAGTTTATCGTCAATGATTCCGCCGCATGTTTTGAAACCGACTGAGAACGATAAAGTTCTTGATCTTGCAGCCGCACCAGGATCAAAGACAACTCAGCTTGCAGAGGTGATGAATAATCGAGGAACACTTTATGCAAATGAACCTAATGTAAACAGAATAAAAGGATTGGTCTTTAATCTGGATAAACTCAACTTTGTGAATATCGGTGTAATAAAATTCAAAGGTGAACTACTCAGTAAAGTTTTTGAGAATTACTTTGACAAGATTTTAGTTGATGCACCATGCAGCGCACTCGGCATTGTTCAAAAAAAAGGTGAAGTAAGTAATTGGTGGAACACAAATCAAGTTGATAAAATTGCAAATTTACAATTGCGAATGTTAATCAGCGCTATTAAAATGGCAAAAGTCGGTGCTGAGATTGTTTACTCAACTTGTACGATGACAGTTGAAGAAAACGAATTTATCATAAACAAAGTTTTACAAAATTATCCAGTTGAATTGGAAGTAATTGAATTGCCCGTTAAATCGCATGAGGGATTTACAAGTTATAACGGAAATCAGTTTTCTTCCGAGTTAAATAAAACAAGAAGAATTATTCCTTGGGAAATAAACTCTGAAGGATTTTTTGTAGCAAAGCTTCGAAAAATCGATTCAACAATCGCGAACAGAAAAGCAGAAATTAAACCGCGTGATCGCGAAATGATTTCTGCAAGAAGTAAGAAGATTGAAAAATATTTATTTGGTTTGTGTGATCATTACGGAATTGAATTTGAATATTTCCAAGAGCATCAATATTTATTTAGAGGTAATGATATTTTCTTCCTTCACAAAAGCTGGGAAGCTGATGATCTAAGCGTATTTCATCGCATCGGAACTCCATTCGGTCTGGTAGATAAAAATGATACAGCACATTTCCATTCACTCGGTGCTCGTTACTTTGCACCTCACATCACAAAAAATAAAATTGATTTAGATGATACCGATGACTTAAAAAATTATTTAACCGGTGGAACAATCAAGCGTTCGTTTGATGGTGAAGGTCAAAAATTAATTGAAAGCCGGGGTTTTGCATTCGGTACGGCAATATCTTTTCCTGACGGACTCAAAAGTCAATTCCCGCGCAATATGCGGACGGGTGAAATAATTATTTGA
- a CDS encoding metal ABC transporter ATP-binding protein: MKAIVVKGLYFKYDETPILEDIDFEVEENDFVGIIGPNGGGKTTFIKILVGLLKPNSGTVKIFGREISKMSHSIGYVPQLFNFDKDFPISVMQVVLMGRLSKQNLISRFVNEDYNSATESLKKVGMYEFKDELIGNLSGGQKQRVLIARALSVNPKILILDEPTASVDSKAGKNFYELLHDLNENMTIIMISHDIGVVSQYVEKIACLNKNLVFHDSKEISREMLEATYQCPVDLIAHGLPHRILDEHNH; encoded by the coding sequence ATGAAAGCAATCGTAGTTAAAGGTCTCTACTTCAAATATGACGAAACACCAATCTTAGAAGATATCGACTTTGAAGTTGAAGAGAATGATTTTGTTGGTATCATCGGTCCAAATGGCGGAGGTAAGACAACTTTCATTAAAATTCTGGTTGGGTTATTAAAACCGAATAGCGGAACGGTGAAAATATTTGGTAGAGAAATTAGTAAGATGAGTCATTCAATCGGTTATGTACCGCAACTCTTTAATTTTGATAAAGACTTTCCCATATCTGTTATGCAAGTTGTTTTGATGGGAAGGTTATCAAAACAAAATTTAATTTCAAGATTTGTGAATGAAGATTATAATTCAGCCACTGAAAGTTTAAAAAAAGTCGGAATGTATGAGTTTAAAGATGAGTTGATTGGTAACTTGTCAGGCGGACAGAAACAGAGAGTTCTTATTGCTCGTGCTCTATCGGTAAATCCTAAAATATTAATCTTAGATGAACCAACCGCAAGCGTTGATAGCAAAGCCGGGAAAAATTTCTATGAACTTCTACACGATCTAAATGAGAATATGACAATAATAATGATCTCACATGATATCGGAGTTGTTTCTCAATATGTTGAAAAAATAGCCTGCTTAAATAAGAATTTAGTATTCCATGATTCAAAAGAAATTTCTCGAGAAATGTTAGAAGCCACATATCAATGTCCGGTTGATTTAATTGCTCATGGATTACCCCACAGAATTTTAGACGAACATAATCACTGA
- a CDS encoding ABC transporter ATP-binding protein — MNNYSLSLIDVTKIFGRRLVFKNISLEMHSGKVYGISGSNGSGKSTLAKIIAGLISPSNGKIEHKSNQKKIELEKLHDYLGFVSPYLFLYDEFSAEENLYHFAKIRGAKVDTEKIENLFDLFKLSDRKKDLLKGYSSGMKQRMKFIFALQHSPQILIFDEPTSNLDNAGKDAVYKLITEEGKQNLVIIASNEDNDLSLCDSVIDVEQFKAL, encoded by the coding sequence ATGAATAATTATTCTTTATCTCTAATTGATGTTACGAAAATATTCGGACGCAGACTAGTCTTCAAGAACATTTCTTTGGAGATGCATAGCGGAAAAGTTTATGGTATTTCCGGAAGCAACGGATCGGGGAAATCAACTTTAGCAAAAATTATCGCCGGATTAATATCACCTTCAAATGGTAAGATCGAACATAAATCAAACCAAAAGAAAATTGAGCTCGAAAAACTTCATGACTATTTAGGTTTTGTTTCACCATATCTTTTTTTATATGATGAATTTTCGGCTGAAGAAAATCTTTATCACTTTGCCAAAATTAGAGGTGCAAAAGTTGATACAGAAAAAATCGAAAACCTTTTTGACTTGTTTAAACTTTCCGATAGAAAAAAGGATTTATTGAAAGGTTATTCTTCTGGGATGAAGCAGAGAATGAAATTCATCTTTGCATTACAGCATTCACCTCAAATACTAATTTTTGATGAACCGACTTCCAACTTAGATAATGCCGGTAAGGATGCTGTTTATAAACTGATAACCGAAGAAGGTAAACAAAATCTTGTGATAATTGCATCGAATGAAGATAATGATTTGTCTCTTTGCGATTCTGTTATTGATGTTGAACAATTCAAGGCTTTATGA